One window of Anaerolineales bacterium genomic DNA carries:
- the nuoH gene encoding NADH-quinone oxidoreductase subunit NuoH, whose translation MTDWTIWVEWVVKGFILCMILLTGFAYLTLYERRALARIQVRVGPNRAGPQGLLQPIADAVKLIFKEELTPGKVYKVVFLLAPVLTVVPSLVLAAVIPLGDKFTLFGREITLYVADLNVGVLYLMSIASIAVYGIVLAGWSSNNKYAMLGGIRSSAQMISYELSLGLCFVIAIILGNSMNLNEIVNAQKEMWFALIQPAGALVFMVVTLAEVNRAPFDMPEAEQELTAGYHAEYSGMKFALFFMAEYQKMIVICMIAATLFFGGYREFWFLKDTFFSVDSVWTIGSWQFKAWFLGPIYMLLKVIVLLFFMIWIRATWPRIRYDRLMAFGWKVLLPLCLALAFITAVGILLVDLLGNPMLIWGVPVLSILCILVVVAFIYRDLRRKSHGRV comes from the coding sequence ATGACAGATTGGACGATCTGGGTTGAATGGGTGGTGAAGGGTTTTATCCTGTGCATGATCCTGTTGACTGGATTTGCCTATTTGACCTTGTACGAACGCCGCGCGCTTGCGCGCATCCAGGTGCGCGTGGGACCGAACCGCGCGGGACCGCAGGGATTGTTGCAGCCGATTGCGGATGCGGTGAAGTTGATCTTCAAGGAAGAGTTGACTCCGGGCAAGGTCTATAAAGTTGTGTTTTTGCTTGCGCCCGTATTGACGGTGGTGCCTTCATTGGTCCTCGCTGCGGTCATTCCGTTGGGCGATAAATTTACGCTGTTCGGGCGTGAGATCACGCTCTATGTTGCGGACTTGAACGTGGGTGTTCTGTATTTGATGTCCATCGCTTCCATCGCCGTCTACGGCATCGTTCTTGCCGGATGGTCGAGCAATAACAAGTATGCGATGCTGGGCGGCATCCGTTCTTCGGCGCAGATGATCTCGTATGAACTTTCCTTAGGTTTGTGCTTTGTTATCGCCATCATTCTGGGGAATTCGATGAACCTGAACGAGATCGTGAACGCCCAAAAGGAAATGTGGTTCGCATTGATCCAGCCTGCGGGCGCGCTGGTCTTCATGGTCGTGACTCTCGCCGAGGTGAACCGCGCCCCGTTCGACATGCCGGAAGCCGAGCAGGAATTGACCGCCGGTTATCACGCGGAATATTCGGGCATGAAGTTCGCCCTGTTCTTCATGGCGGAATACCAGAAGATGATCGTCATCTGCATGATCGCGGCGACCCTGTTCTTCGGCGGGTATCGCGAGTTCTGGTTCCTGAAGGATACCTTCTTCAGCGTCGACTCCGTCTGGACTATCGGATCATGGCAGTTCAAAGCCTGGTTCCTCGGACCGATCTATATGTTGTTGAAAGTTATCGTTCTTCTCTTCTTTATGATATGGATTCGCGCCACCTGGCCCCGCATCCGCTACGACCGGTTGATGGCGTTCGGCTGGAAGGTGCTTTTGCCGTTGTGCCTTGCGCTGGCGTTCATCACCGCGGTTGGGATTCTGCTTGTCGATCTGTTGGGCAACCCGATGCTTATCTGGGGAGTGCCTGTTCTTTCGATTCTTTGTATTTTAGTGGTGGTCGCATTCATTTATCGCGATCTGAGGAGAAAATCCCATGGGCGTGTTTGA
- the nuoI gene encoding NADH-quinone oxidoreductase subunit NuoI, protein MGVFDPIIELSKGLGETLRSFLTEKTVTYQYPEEKRPVRPRFRGRHVLKRYDNGLEKCIGCSLCAAACPADAIFVEASENTDEKRFSPGERYASTYEINMLRCIYCGFCEDACPTEAIVLGDNYELSFTSREQAIYGKDMLLEPVPSENMLTPRKVDAGVFTRSVPEMKDPAN, encoded by the coding sequence ATGGGCGTGTTTGATCCCATTATCGAACTGTCGAAGGGCTTGGGCGAGACCCTGCGCTCCTTCCTGACGGAGAAGACGGTAACCTACCAGTACCCTGAAGAGAAACGACCCGTCCGCCCGCGCTTCCGTGGTCGCCACGTGTTGAAGCGTTACGACAATGGACTTGAGAAATGCATCGGTTGTTCGCTGTGCGCCGCCGCCTGCCCCGCGGATGCGATCTTCGTGGAAGCCTCCGAGAACACCGACGAAAAACGCTTCTCGCCCGGCGAACGCTACGCCTCGACCTATGAGATCAACATGCTGAGGTGCATCTACTGCGGTTTCTGCGAAGATGCCTGTCCCACCGAGGCGATTGTGCTGGGCGATAACTACGAGCTTTCGTTCACCAGCCGTGAGCAGGCGATCTATGGCAAGGATATGCTGCTGGAACCTGTCCCTTCGGAGAATATGCTCACGCCGCGCAAGGTGGATGCGGGTGTGTTCACCCGCTCGGTGCCGGAGATGAAAGACCCTGCCAATTGA
- a CDS encoding NADH-quinone oxidoreductase subunit J, whose protein sequence is MSSDLIVFLVLSLVAIVTAIVMLLHRNPVYSALFLVLNFIAVAVFYLLLGAPFIAMAQITVYAGAIMVLFLFVIMLLGAERLPDAKVLRLQRPLAYGLAAVLAAETIYLLLTQAGSDLVVTTPDASLNTMESLREIAMELFNRFLLPFEVTSILLLVAMIGAIVLSKREKGEPK, encoded by the coding sequence ATGTCATCTGACCTAATCGTTTTCCTCGTCCTTTCCCTCGTCGCCATCGTGACCGCGATAGTCATGCTGTTGCACCGCAACCCAGTCTACTCAGCGTTATTCCTCGTGCTAAACTTCATCGCGGTGGCTGTGTTCTACCTGCTGCTGGGCGCTCCGTTCATCGCGATGGCGCAGATCACGGTCTATGCGGGTGCCATCATGGTGCTGTTCCTGTTCGTGATCATGCTGTTGGGCGCGGAACGGCTTCCCGACGCAAAGGTCCTGCGCTTGCAGAGACCGCTGGCGTACGGGCTGGCAGCCGTCCTCGCAGCGGAGACGATCTATCTCCTCTTAACACAAGCCGGTTCGGATTTGGTTGTCACTACCCCGGATGCATCTCTCAACACGATGGAAAGCCTGCGCGAAATCGCAATGGAATTGTTCAATCGGTTCCTCCTCCCGTTCGAGGTGACTTCCATCCTCCTGCTGGTGGCTATGATCGGCGCCATCGTGCTGTCAAAGAGAGAGAAAGGGGAGCCGAAATAA
- the nuoK gene encoding NADH-quinone oxidoreductase subunit NuoK yields MVPIEYYIILSVILFSIGVAGVVFRRNPLVIFMSIELMLNAANLAFVAFSSVLKSFEGQIFVFFVIAVAAAEVAVGLALIVEIFKSKRTIDIDQLNSMKE; encoded by the coding sequence ATGGTCCCAATCGAATATTACATCATCCTTTCTGTGATCCTGTTCTCCATCGGCGTGGCAGGCGTGGTTTTCCGCCGCAACCCGCTCGTCATCTTCATGTCCATCGAGTTGATGCTCAATGCGGCGAACCTTGCCTTCGTCGCTTTCAGCAGCGTCCTCAAATCCTTTGAGGGACAGATCTTTGTGTTCTTCGTCATTGCGGTTGCCGCGGCGGAGGTGGCAGTTGGACTGGCGCTGATCGTGGAGATCTTCAAGTCCAAGCGCACGATCGACATTGATCAGCTGAACAGTATGAAGGAATAA
- a CDS encoding NADH-quinone oxidoreductase subunit L — protein sequence MNTGFFFLAPWLVLAPVIGLLVNAVFGRQLSEKWIGAIASLASGTAFIVSVLLAYSVAVNHGHAVSVPFAEWIHIGDLKLDWNFRVDSLSTTMMLVVSGVGTLIHIYAIGYMHEDVRFKHQEGRFARFFIFLNLFIAAMMILVSGDSYLMLFVGWEGVGLCSFLLIGFWFEMDTLARPSWANSDAAKKAFITNRVGDFGFLIAGFLMFWYLGRSFQFDDVFAAAPAIAETQRWVIIAITLFMLLGVAGKSAQIPLYVWLPDAMAGPTPVSALIHAATMVTAGVYLVARSAPIYTLVPEAQYIVAMVGAMTALFAATIAVGQYDIKKVLAYSTISQLGFMVAAVGMGAFVAGMFHLVTHAFFKALLFLSAGSVILGLERGHHAHAHHAHHEERHKVRGKRKEEREHEEHKEVFDPGDMRNMGGLRKTMPVTFWLYMIGTLALAGIFPFAGFWSKDEILLDANLHYTSVYWQLTIAAFFTAFYMGRQIWMVFFGEARSDAAKSAQESPKVMTVPLMVLAGLSVVGGALNLPFEGFHHLGHWLGYTLGEVEGLPLNLQVAGISTVLALLAIFISWLIYGRNPLKDHQSDPLKRPLGFVFTGMENKWFVDEGYGVLIITPFKKLSQFLAEVIDWRFWHDFVHDTMIAGTYNWLSEIVLNRYADQKGIDTFFNSWGSFTQWLSGNVRKIQNGFVRSYALSVLLGVVLILGYLILK from the coding sequence ATGAACACAGGATTTTTCTTCCTTGCCCCATGGCTGGTGCTTGCACCAGTGATCGGTCTGCTCGTCAATGCCGTTTTTGGGAGGCAATTATCCGAAAAATGGATCGGCGCAATTGCAAGCCTTGCATCCGGGACGGCATTCATCGTCTCGGTCTTGCTGGCATATTCGGTGGCGGTCAATCACGGTCATGCCGTCAGTGTGCCCTTTGCGGAGTGGATTCACATCGGCGACCTCAAACTCGATTGGAACTTCCGCGTCGACTCGCTTTCGACGACGATGATGCTGGTTGTTTCGGGTGTCGGGACTCTCATTCACATCTACGCCATCGGATACATGCACGAGGATGTGCGCTTCAAGCATCAGGAGGGACGCTTCGCCCGCTTCTTTATTTTCTTGAACCTGTTCATCGCTGCGATGATGATCCTCGTCTCGGGCGATTCCTATTTAATGCTCTTCGTTGGCTGGGAGGGCGTGGGTCTCTGTTCTTTTCTGCTGATCGGTTTCTGGTTCGAAATGGACACCCTTGCCCGTCCCTCCTGGGCGAATTCGGACGCCGCGAAAAAAGCCTTCATCACCAACCGCGTGGGTGACTTCGGTTTCCTCATCGCCGGTTTTTTGATGTTTTGGTATCTCGGAAGAAGTTTCCAGTTCGACGATGTCTTCGCCGCCGCGCCCGCGATTGCAGAAACTCAACGATGGGTGATCATCGCAATAACACTCTTCATGCTTCTTGGCGTGGCGGGGAAATCGGCTCAGATCCCGCTCTATGTCTGGCTGCCAGATGCGATGGCGGGTCCAACTCCTGTCTCGGCTCTCATCCATGCCGCGACGATGGTGACCGCGGGCGTTTATCTTGTGGCGCGCTCGGCTCCGATTTATACGCTTGTCCCTGAAGCGCAATATATCGTGGCGATGGTCGGTGCGATGACCGCGCTCTTTGCCGCGACGATTGCGGTCGGTCAGTACGATATCAAGAAAGTGCTGGCGTATTCCACCATTTCACAGCTTGGTTTCATGGTCGCCGCGGTGGGGATGGGCGCATTCGTGGCGGGAATGTTCCACCTCGTTACCCACGCTTTCTTCAAGGCTCTGCTCTTCCTTTCTGCGGGTTCGGTCATCCTCGGCTTGGAACGCGGGCATCACGCTCATGCCCATCATGCTCATCATGAGGAGAGACATAAGGTAAGAGGAAAGAGGAAAGAGGAAAGAGAGCATGAGGAACATAAAGAAGTCTTCGATCCCGGCGATATGCGCAACATGGGCGGACTCCGCAAGACCATGCCGGTCACATTCTGGCTTTATATGATCGGCACACTTGCGTTGGCGGGAATCTTCCCCTTCGCGGGCTTCTGGTCGAAGGATGAAATCCTGCTCGATGCGAACCTGCATTACACCAGCGTCTATTGGCAATTAACGATCGCCGCTTTCTTTACAGCATTCTACATGGGCAGGCAGATTTGGATGGTCTTCTTCGGCGAGGCGCGCAGCGACGCCGCCAAGTCTGCGCAGGAAAGCCCGAAGGTAATGACCGTGCCTCTCATGGTGCTGGCAGGTCTCAGCGTAGTTGGAGGCGCGTTAAATCTTCCATTCGAAGGGTTCCATCACCTAGGTCACTGGCTGGGATATACGCTGGGCGAAGTCGAAGGTCTTCCTCTCAATTTACAAGTTGCCGGTATTTCCACGGTTCTGGCGTTGCTTGCCATTTTTATCTCATGGCTGATCTACGGCCGCAATCCGTTGAAGGATCACCAATCCGATCCGCTCAAACGCCCGCTAGGCTTTGTCTTCACCGGCATGGAAAATAAATGGTTCGTGGACGAAGGCTATGGCGTGTTGATCATCACGCCCTTCAAAAAACTTTCGCAGTTCCTCGCCGAGGTGATCGATTGGCGTTTCTGGCACGACTTTGTGCATGACACTATGATTGCCGGGACGTACAACTGGCTGAGCGAAATCGTCCTCAACCGTTACGCCGACCAGAAGGGCATCGATACCTTCTTCAATAGCTGGGGCTCGTTTACGCAATGGCTCTCCGGCAATGTTCGTAAAATCCAAAATGGCTTCGTCCGCTCGTATGCGCTTTCGGTGCTGTTGGGCGTTGTATTGATTTTGGGTTACCTGATTTTGAAATAA
- a CDS encoding NADH-quinone oxidoreductase subunit M, whose protein sequence is MKFLLQPLTILTFLPLAGVLVLAFIDPGRKNVIRWIALVTSLVTFLVSLWVFSMFDSSNPDLQLEAKYPWIQVAGWNVYYYLAVDGLSILLVMLTAFLTPISILSTWSAVEDRVKDFMIFFLLLEVGMTGVFLAQDLFLFYIFWEFTLVPMYFLIGIWGGPRRVYAAIKFFLYTMAGSILMLVAIIFLGIKADTFNVPTMLVRLPDLYATGTIPASVQMLLFIAFAAAFAIKVPMWPLHSWLPDAHVEAPTAGSVILAGVLLKMGTYGFLRFNLPLFPDASVQAAPWIALLATIGIIYGAAVSYAQSDVKKLVAYSSVSHLGFVMLGLFALNPEGVAGAILQMVNHGLSTGALFLLVGMIYEQTHTREIKVYGGLWKITPIFGTIMLIASLSSMGLPGLNGFVGEFTILLGAFGSEAIGNPWYAGISALGVIMAAVYILYMFQKVFLGPAGEITHHHELKDLNWREIITAIPLVVFMFWIGLYPKPFFDILAPAVEKLLSALPL, encoded by the coding sequence ATGAAATTTCTTTTGCAACCTCTTACGATCCTGACCTTCCTTCCGCTGGCGGGCGTGCTCGTCCTTGCTTTCATCGACCCCGGGCGGAAGAATGTCATCCGCTGGATCGCCCTGGTTACATCGCTGGTCACATTCCTTGTTTCGTTGTGGGTCTTTTCGATGTTCGATTCGTCGAATCCCGACCTGCAACTGGAAGCCAAATACCCGTGGATCCAGGTGGCGGGATGGAACGTCTATTACTACCTCGCCGTGGATGGTTTGAGCATCCTGCTTGTGATGCTTACTGCCTTCCTCACGCCCATTTCCATTCTCTCCACATGGTCCGCCGTCGAAGACCGCGTGAAGGATTTCATGATCTTCTTCCTCCTCCTCGAAGTGGGCATGACCGGCGTCTTCCTCGCACAGGATTTGTTCCTCTTCTATATCTTTTGGGAATTCACCCTCGTGCCGATGTATTTCCTCATCGGCATTTGGGGCGGACCGCGCCGCGTCTATGCCGCCATCAAGTTCTTCCTTTACACCATGGCGGGTTCCATCCTGATGCTGGTTGCGATTATTTTCCTCGGCATCAAGGCGGATACCTTCAATGTGCCGACGATGCTCGTGCGCCTACCCGACTTGTATGCCACCGGCACGATTCCCGCCTCGGTACAGATGTTGCTCTTCATCGCTTTTGCCGCCGCTTTCGCCATCAAAGTTCCGATGTGGCCCCTCCATTCCTGGCTGCCCGATGCGCATGTGGAAGCGCCGACTGCAGGTTCCGTCATTCTTGCCGGTGTTTTGTTGAAAATGGGAACATACGGTTTCCTGCGCTTCAACCTTCCGCTCTTTCCCGATGCCTCCGTCCAGGCCGCCCCGTGGATCGCGCTTCTCGCGACCATTGGCATCATTTACGGCGCGGCGGTCTCATACGCCCAATCAGACGTGAAAAAACTGGTCGCTTATTCCTCGGTTAGCCACCTCGGTTTCGTCATGCTCGGTTTGTTCGCGCTCAATCCTGAAGGTGTCGCTGGCGCGATTTTGCAAATGGTCAATCACGGCCTGAGCACGGGAGCGTTGTTCCTTCTCGTCGGCATGATCTACGAACAGACTCATACCCGCGAGATCAAGGTATACGGCGGCTTGTGGAAGATCACCCCGATTTTCGGTACCATCATGCTCATCGCTTCGCTTTCTTCGATGGGCTTGCCCGGTCTCAACGGCTTCGTGGGCGAGTTCACCATTTTGCTTGGCGCATTCGGCTCCGAAGCCATCGGCAATCCCTGGTATGCGGGCATTTCCGCGCTGGGTGTCATTATGGCGGCGGTTTATATCCTCTACATGTTCCAGAAGGTCTTCCTCGGTCCTGCGGGTGAAATCACGCATCACCACGAACTCAAAGACCTCAACTGGCGCGAGATCATTACAGCGATTCCACTGGTCGTCTTCATGTTCTGGATCGGCCTGTATCCGAAACCCTTCTTCGATATCCTCGCCCCCGCGGTCGAGAAGTTGTTATCCGCTTTGCCTTTGTAA
- a CDS encoding NADH-quinone oxidoreductase subunit N — protein MTPPTFIDFYSLLPYIILTVWACIILLVDLFIPKGRKGITAVLAAIGIAVSLGYSITQTGIEASGFTDMISLDGFSTFANVLLLASGLFSIALSYGYTKRMGIERGEYYTLLLFSLTGMMLMAQASDLIIVFLALELLSIPLYVLSAISRKLQSEESGLKYFLLGAFASGFVVYGTALIFGATGSTNLSVIFSQAASVGTSNLLLTIGAALLLVGFGFKVAAVPFHMWTPDVYQGAPTSVTAFMAAGAKIAGFVALFRVFATAFPSVASNLTDILWALSALTMIVGNLIAISQTNIKRMLAYSAIAHAGYVLMAFVPYGNETVSATAVAAGLFYLAAYALSNFGSWAVVIALEKSEGRGLGIDDYAGLAKKYPALALCMTVFMLSLIGFPPTLGMVGKFYLFRSAIAGGFTGLALIGVITSLISAYYYLRVVVNMYMKEGDPDVEREPWLGLTTSVTAIATVVVSFVPQFLFLLAYTAVLR, from the coding sequence ATGACGCCGCCTACATTCATTGACTTTTACTCGCTTCTTCCCTACATAATCCTCACGGTATGGGCGTGCATTATCCTGCTTGTTGACCTCTTCATCCCGAAAGGGCGCAAAGGCATCACGGCAGTTCTTGCAGCGATCGGGATCGCCGTCTCGCTTGGATATTCGATCACACAAACCGGCATCGAAGCCAGTGGCTTTACCGATATGATCTCGCTCGATGGCTTCTCGACCTTTGCCAATGTTCTTCTCCTTGCCAGCGGGCTATTCTCCATCGCCCTTTCTTATGGATACACCAAACGCATGGGGATCGAACGCGGTGAGTATTACACGCTCTTGCTGTTCAGCCTTACCGGCATGATGCTCATGGCGCAGGCCTCCGACCTCATCATTGTCTTCCTCGCCCTCGAATTGCTCTCCATCCCGCTTTACGTCCTCTCCGCCATTTCGCGAAAACTGCAATCGGAAGAATCCGGCTTGAAATACTTCCTGCTTGGAGCGTTCGCCAGCGGATTTGTAGTCTATGGAACGGCTCTGATCTTCGGCGCGACAGGATCTACCAACCTCTCCGTGATTTTCTCCCAAGCCGCATCAGTCGGGACCTCGAACCTGCTCCTGACCATTGGAGCGGCGCTTCTCCTGGTTGGATTCGGCTTCAAGGTCGCCGCAGTTCCCTTCCACATGTGGACTCCGGATGTCTATCAGGGCGCGCCGACTTCCGTCACCGCCTTTATGGCAGCCGGCGCGAAGATCGCAGGTTTCGTGGCGTTATTCCGCGTATTTGCCACCGCCTTCCCAAGTGTTGCTTCCAACCTGACCGATATCCTCTGGGCGCTCTCCGCGTTGACGATGATCGTCGGTAATCTCATCGCCATCTCGCAGACCAACATCAAGCGCATGCTGGCATATTCGGCAATTGCGCATGCAGGTTATGTGCTCATGGCATTTGTTCCATATGGGAATGAGACAGTTTCTGCGACTGCTGTTGCCGCAGGTTTGTTCTATCTTGCGGCGTACGCTCTCAGTAACTTCGGGTCTTGGGCTGTGGTGATCGCCCTTGAAAAATCGGAGGGACGCGGGCTTGGGATCGATGACTATGCTGGCCTGGCAAAGAAATATCCCGCTCTCGCCCTTTGTATGACCGTTTTCATGCTCTCCCTCATCGGCTTCCCGCCAACCCTCGGCATGGTGGGAAAGTTCTATCTCTTCCGTTCCGCCATCGCGGGCGGATTCACCGGTCTCGCCTTGATCGGTGTGATCACTTCCCTTATCTCCGCATACTACTACCTGCGGGTCGTGGTCAACATGTACATGAAAGAAGGCGATCCCGATGTCGAACGCGAACCCTGGCTCGGACTCACAACATCCGTGACCGCAATCGCCACAGTGGTAGTGAGTTTTGTCCCACAATTCCTTTTCCTACTGGCTTATACAGCTGTCTTGCGATAA